A window of the Henckelia pumila isolate YLH828 chromosome 3, ASM3356847v2, whole genome shotgun sequence genome harbors these coding sequences:
- the LOC140893239 gene encoding lysine-specific demethylase JMJ27-like isoform X1, with amino-acid sequence MDLNFPVAEDEEKMETLQKELEDGRDERSSVVEEKSVAVGEHMETLGKELDDGKEESRCLMEEDNFGVGENVESLGKEVEDEGQVKKENGGQEEVKLGERDGMKIDDLVEKRETGKKKKGMRRKASLMDYRSLSSREPRKSGLLAKEKITKVLSEILHDSKVERKQRKNPEKKRKVSAGNKKCVKSEHSDSETVKVEKAEEKPKRGQKRKKKNEENDDEAVVDEKIEKKGRRSLKRRGEEEGGEKNVGGNSENEDYSLRPKSDETNGAHEPKALKKIDENGNVIIESTMCHQCQRNDKGRVVRCTQCKTKRYCVPCMIRWCVKNLTSLVLFCWTWPSFNLTCYSFYLWVDTYPRMSEEDFAKACPVCCKNCNCKSCMRLDGSIKTLENLKLEYANEQKMLYAKYILRMLVPFLKRFHAEQAYEKEMEAKVQGLPASEIEPQISDCQKNERIYCDNCKTSIVDFHRSCPRCSYDLCLTCCRELRDGFLQGGDKEVVICYTKQEINYMHGDLSEENNKTRRKAKKGDTVYLHGATSVNDRTYGIVDTMTRDTSELKHEWKCMETGVITCPPREMGGCGEGILELKRIFLNNHVSELLLKVEEIAQTLDLGNASQNFEECSCFNFVGESTDRNKLCKSAARKRSEDSFLYNPTAKDLHLTDLMHFQWHWSKGEPVIVSDVLETTSGLSWEPMVMWRAFRQITNVKHEQLLDVSAINCLDWCEGDINVHQFFKGYSEGRYDSSGWPEIFKLKDWPPSNLFEERLPRHGAEFISCLPFKEYTHPRSGYLNLAVKLPAGCLKPDLGPKTYIAYGFAPEFGRGDSVTKLHCDMSDAVNVLTHCQSVTIKPEKHKKIKELQKQHAAQDRRELYGENQIFEDQQLTDSGPSRMSEKAFSQVFEGSNLRNKVSKSAASNLAKGNMQDEKQDEKVCIEIHMEEDLLCLNVGKNGADTSDRQGNITEACSVNESGGKSFITEEMMKHNNAGVFDYYQHELLESSESVENDPKECRKDDNDGASVSGNVLECFGDNDGALWDIFRRQDVPKLEEYVKRHFKKFRHFYCNPLPQVVHPIHDQTVYLTKEHKRRLKEEYGIEPWTFVQRLGDAVFIPAGCPHQVRNLKSCIKVALDFVSPENVEECIRLTEEFRILPQNHRAKEDKLEVKKMALYAIGQAVEELGGSSRPN; translated from the exons ATGGATTTGAATTTCCCGGTGGCGGAGGATGAGGAAAAGATGGAGACTTTGCAGAAGGAGTTGGAAGATGGGAGGGATGAGAGATCGTCTGTAGTGGAGGAGAAATCGGTTGCGGTGGGAGAACATATGGAAACTTTGGGGAAAGAGTTGGATGATGGGAAAGAGGAGAGTCGGTGCTTAATGGAGGAGGATAATTTTGGGGTGGGAGAAAATGTGGAATCTTTGGGAAAAGAGGTGGAAGATGAGGGGCAGGTAAAGAAAGAAAATGGTGGACAGGAGGAAGTGAAACTTGGCGAGAGAGATGGTATGAAGATTGATGACCTAGTGGAAAAGAGAGAGactgggaagaagaagaagggtATGAGAAGGAAAGCTAGTTTAATGGATTATCGTTCTTTAAGCTCGAGAGAACCGAGGAAGTCTGGTTTGCTGGCGAAGGAGAAAATAACGAAAGTTCTGAGTGAGATTTTGCATGATTCTAAAGTGGAGAGAAAGCAGAGAAAGAACCCTGAGAAAAAGAGGAAGGTTTCTGCGGGAAATAAAAAGTGTGTGAAAAGTGAGCACAGCGATAGTGAGACGGTGAAAGTGGAGAAAGCCGAGGAGAAGCCAAAAAGGGGACagaagagaaagaagaaaaaCGAGGAGAACGATGACGAGGCTGTGGTAGAtgaaaaaatcgaaaaaaaggGGAGAAGGTCATTGAAACGGCGTGGAGAGGAGGAAGGAGGAGAAAAAAATGTTGGGGGAAATAGTGAGAACGAAGATTATTCTCTTCGACCTAAGAGTGATGAAACCAATGGTGCACATGAGCCCAAGGCTTTGAAGAAGATTGATGAAAAt GGGAATGTGATAATAGAGTCTACCATGTGTCACCAGTGCCAGAGGAATGATAAAGGGAGGGTCGTACGATGTACTCAATGTAAAACAAAGAGATATTGCGTGCCTTGCATGATTCGGTGGTGTGTAAAAAATCTTACTAGCCTGGTTCTTTTTTGCTGGACATGGCCGTCATTCAATCTTACCTGTTATAGCTTCTATTTGTGGGTGGACAC GTATCCTCGGATGTCGGAAGAGGATTTTGCTAAAGCTTGCCCTGTTTGTTGTAAGAACTGCAATTGCAAGAGTTGCATGAGACTGGATGGGTCAATCAAG ACATTGGAGAATTTGAAATTGGAATATGCTAATGAACAGAAGATGCTATATGCGAAATACATTTTGCGAATGCTTGTGCCTTTCTTGAAACGATTTCACGCAGAACAAGCGTATGAGAAGGAAATGGAGGCCAAGGTACAAG GGTTACCAGCTTCAGAAATTGAACCTCAAATATCGGATTGTCAGAAGAATGAGCGAATTTACTG TGACAACTGCAAAACATCTATTGTTGATTTTCACCGAAGCTGCCCACGATGCTCATATGACCTGTGCCTCACTTGTTGTCGGGAGCTTCGGGATGGATTTCTGCAGGGAGGTGATAAGGAAGTAGTCATTTGTTATACCAAGCAGGAAATTAATTATATGCATGGTGATTTATCCGAGGAAAATAATAAAACTCGTCGTAAAGCTAAAAAGGGTGATACTGTTTATTTACATGGTGCTACTTCAGTAAATGATAGGACTTATGGTATAGTGGATACCATGACCAGGGATACCAGCGAGCTCAAACATGAATGGAAATGTATGGAAACAGGTGTCATCACGTGCCCACCCCGTGAGATGGGTGGCTGTGGTGAAGGGATTCTTGAATTGAAGCGAATCTTTCTTAATAATCACGTCTCTGAGTTGTTGCTGAAAGTGGAAGAAATAGCCCAAACACTAGATCTTGGGAACGCATCCCAAAATTTTGAGGAGTGCTCGTGTTTTAATTTCGTTGGTGAAAGTACTGATAGGAACAAATTGTGCAAGTCTGCAGCTCGAAAACGCTCAGAGGATAGTTTTTTATACAATCCAACCGCCAAAGACCTTCATCTTACTGATTTGATGCATTTTCAATGGCACTGGTCTAAAGGTGAGCCGGTTATTGTCAGTGATGTGCTTGAAACTACGTCTGGTTTGAGCTGGGAGCCTATGGTTATGTGGCGAGCCTTTCGACAAATAACAAATGTTAAACATGAACAGCTACTTGACGTATCTGCTATTAATTGCTTGGACTGGTGTGAG GGTGATATAAATGTACACCAGTTTTTCAAAGGGTATTCAGAGGGTCGATATGATTCTAGTGGATGGCCTGAGATCTTTAAGTTGAAAGATTGGCCTCCATCTAACTTGTTTGAGGAGCGGTTACCTCGCCATGGTGCCGAGTTTATCAGCTGCTTGCCTTTCAAGGAATACACACATCCTCGCAGCGGGTACTTGAATCTCGCTGTTAAACTTCCTGCGGGTTGCCTGAAGCCGGATTTGGGGCCAAAGACATATATTGCTTATGGATTTGCTCCAGAGTTTGGACGGGGTGATTCTGTAACCAAACTGCATTGTGATATGTCTGACGCT GTGAATGTGCTGACTCATTGCCAGTCAGTCACCATTAAACCCGAGAAgcataagaaaataaaagaactGCAAAAGCAGCATGCTGCCCAGGATAGAAGAGAATTGTATGGAGAGAATCAGATATTTGAAGATCAGCAACTCACTGACAGCGGACCATCCAGGATGAGTGAAAAGGCATTCTCACAGGTCTTTGAGGGTTCTAATTTAAGGAATAAAGTTAGTAAATCGGCAGCTTCTAATCTTGCAAAGGGAAACATGCAGGATGAAAAACAAGATGAGAAGGTCTGCATTGAAATTCATATGGAAGAGGACCTGCTATGTCTTAATGTAGGAAAGAATGGAGCTGATACCTCAGATAGGCAAGGAAATATCACTGAGGCTTGCTCCGTCAATGAATCTGGTGGAAAATCTTTCATCACAGAGGAAATGATGAAACATAACAATGCTGGGGTATTTGATTATTATCAGCATGAGCTGTTAGAATCTTCTGAAAGTGTTGAAAATGACCCCAAGGAATGCAGAAAGGATGATAATGATGGTGCTTCAGTTTCAGGAAATGTATTAGAATGTTTTGGAGACAATGATGGTGCTCTCTGGGATATTTTTAGGAGGCAAGATGTACCGAAACTGGAGGAATATGTGAAGAGGCATTTCAAGAAGTTCAGGCATTTCTATTGCAATCCATTGCCACAG GTGGTGCATCCCATTCATGATCAAACTGTTTACTTGACAAAGGAGCATAAAAGAAGGCTCAAGGAGGAATATG GAATCGAACCATGGACATTTGTTCAGAGATTAGGCGATGCAGTTTTCATACCGGCTGGTTGCCCACATCAAGTCCGGAATTTAAAG
- the LOC140893239 gene encoding lysine-specific demethylase JMJ27-like isoform X4: MDLNFPVAEDEEKMETLQKELEDGRDERSSVVEEKSVAVGEHMETLGKELDDGKEESRCLMEEDNFGVGENVESLGKEVEDEGQVKKENGGQEEVKLGERDGMKIDDLVEKRETGKKKKGMRRKASLMDYRSLSSREPRKSGLLAKEKITKVLSEILHDSKVERKQRKNPEKKRKVSAGNKKCVKSEHSDSETVKVEKAEEKPKRGQKRKKKNEENDDEAVVDEKIEKKGRRSLKRRGEEEGGEKNVGGNSENEDYSLRPKSDETNGAHEPKALKKIDENGNVIIESTMCHQCQRNDKGRVVRCTQCKTKRYCVPCMIRWYPRMSEEDFAKACPVCCKNCNCKSCMRLDGSIKTLENLKLEYANEQKMLYAKYILRMLVPFLKRFHAEQAYEKEMEAKVQGLPASEIEPQISDCQKNERIYCDNCKTSIVDFHRSCPRCSYDLCLTCCRELRDGFLQGGDKEVVICYTKQEINYMHGDLSEENNKTRRKAKKGDTVYLHGATSVNDRTYGIVDTMTRDTSELKHEWKCMETGVITCPPREMGGCGEGILELKRIFLNNHVSELLLKVEEIAQTLDLGNASQNFEECSCFNFVGESTDRNKLCKSAARKRSEDSFLYNPTAKDLHLTDLMHFQWHWSKGEPVIVSDVLETTSGLSWEPMVMWRAFRQITNVKHEQLLDVSAINCLDWCEGDINVHQFFKGYSEGRYDSSGWPEIFKLKDWPPSNLFEERLPRHGAEFISCLPFKEYTHPRSGYLNLAVKLPAGCLKPDLGPKTYIAYGFAPEFGRGDSVTKLHCDMSDAVNVLTHCQSVTIKPEKHKKIKELQKQHAAQDRRELYGENQIFEDQQLTDSGPSRMSEKAFSQVFEGSNLRNKVSKSAASNLAKGNMQDEKQDEKVCIEIHMEEDLLCLNVGKNGADTSDRQGNITEACSVNESGGKSFITEEMMKHNNAGVFDYYQHELLESSESVENDPKECRKDDNDGASVSGNVLECFGDNDGALWDIFRRQDVPKLEEYVKRHFKKFRHFYCNPLPQVVHPIHDQTVYLTKEHKRRLKEEYGIEPWTFVQRLGDAVFIPAGCPHQVRNLKSCIKVALDFVSPENVEECIRLTEEFRILPQNHRAKEDKLEVKKMALYAIGQAVEELGGSSRPN, translated from the exons ATGGATTTGAATTTCCCGGTGGCGGAGGATGAGGAAAAGATGGAGACTTTGCAGAAGGAGTTGGAAGATGGGAGGGATGAGAGATCGTCTGTAGTGGAGGAGAAATCGGTTGCGGTGGGAGAACATATGGAAACTTTGGGGAAAGAGTTGGATGATGGGAAAGAGGAGAGTCGGTGCTTAATGGAGGAGGATAATTTTGGGGTGGGAGAAAATGTGGAATCTTTGGGAAAAGAGGTGGAAGATGAGGGGCAGGTAAAGAAAGAAAATGGTGGACAGGAGGAAGTGAAACTTGGCGAGAGAGATGGTATGAAGATTGATGACCTAGTGGAAAAGAGAGAGactgggaagaagaagaagggtATGAGAAGGAAAGCTAGTTTAATGGATTATCGTTCTTTAAGCTCGAGAGAACCGAGGAAGTCTGGTTTGCTGGCGAAGGAGAAAATAACGAAAGTTCTGAGTGAGATTTTGCATGATTCTAAAGTGGAGAGAAAGCAGAGAAAGAACCCTGAGAAAAAGAGGAAGGTTTCTGCGGGAAATAAAAAGTGTGTGAAAAGTGAGCACAGCGATAGTGAGACGGTGAAAGTGGAGAAAGCCGAGGAGAAGCCAAAAAGGGGACagaagagaaagaagaaaaaCGAGGAGAACGATGACGAGGCTGTGGTAGAtgaaaaaatcgaaaaaaaggGGAGAAGGTCATTGAAACGGCGTGGAGAGGAGGAAGGAGGAGAAAAAAATGTTGGGGGAAATAGTGAGAACGAAGATTATTCTCTTCGACCTAAGAGTGATGAAACCAATGGTGCACATGAGCCCAAGGCTTTGAAGAAGATTGATGAAAAt GGGAATGTGATAATAGAGTCTACCATGTGTCACCAGTGCCAGAGGAATGATAAAGGGAGGGTCGTACGATGTACTCAATGTAAAACAAAGAGATATTGCGTGCCTTGCATGATTCGGTG GTATCCTCGGATGTCGGAAGAGGATTTTGCTAAAGCTTGCCCTGTTTGTTGTAAGAACTGCAATTGCAAGAGTTGCATGAGACTGGATGGGTCAATCAAG ACATTGGAGAATTTGAAATTGGAATATGCTAATGAACAGAAGATGCTATATGCGAAATACATTTTGCGAATGCTTGTGCCTTTCTTGAAACGATTTCACGCAGAACAAGCGTATGAGAAGGAAATGGAGGCCAAGGTACAAG GGTTACCAGCTTCAGAAATTGAACCTCAAATATCGGATTGTCAGAAGAATGAGCGAATTTACTG TGACAACTGCAAAACATCTATTGTTGATTTTCACCGAAGCTGCCCACGATGCTCATATGACCTGTGCCTCACTTGTTGTCGGGAGCTTCGGGATGGATTTCTGCAGGGAGGTGATAAGGAAGTAGTCATTTGTTATACCAAGCAGGAAATTAATTATATGCATGGTGATTTATCCGAGGAAAATAATAAAACTCGTCGTAAAGCTAAAAAGGGTGATACTGTTTATTTACATGGTGCTACTTCAGTAAATGATAGGACTTATGGTATAGTGGATACCATGACCAGGGATACCAGCGAGCTCAAACATGAATGGAAATGTATGGAAACAGGTGTCATCACGTGCCCACCCCGTGAGATGGGTGGCTGTGGTGAAGGGATTCTTGAATTGAAGCGAATCTTTCTTAATAATCACGTCTCTGAGTTGTTGCTGAAAGTGGAAGAAATAGCCCAAACACTAGATCTTGGGAACGCATCCCAAAATTTTGAGGAGTGCTCGTGTTTTAATTTCGTTGGTGAAAGTACTGATAGGAACAAATTGTGCAAGTCTGCAGCTCGAAAACGCTCAGAGGATAGTTTTTTATACAATCCAACCGCCAAAGACCTTCATCTTACTGATTTGATGCATTTTCAATGGCACTGGTCTAAAGGTGAGCCGGTTATTGTCAGTGATGTGCTTGAAACTACGTCTGGTTTGAGCTGGGAGCCTATGGTTATGTGGCGAGCCTTTCGACAAATAACAAATGTTAAACATGAACAGCTACTTGACGTATCTGCTATTAATTGCTTGGACTGGTGTGAG GGTGATATAAATGTACACCAGTTTTTCAAAGGGTATTCAGAGGGTCGATATGATTCTAGTGGATGGCCTGAGATCTTTAAGTTGAAAGATTGGCCTCCATCTAACTTGTTTGAGGAGCGGTTACCTCGCCATGGTGCCGAGTTTATCAGCTGCTTGCCTTTCAAGGAATACACACATCCTCGCAGCGGGTACTTGAATCTCGCTGTTAAACTTCCTGCGGGTTGCCTGAAGCCGGATTTGGGGCCAAAGACATATATTGCTTATGGATTTGCTCCAGAGTTTGGACGGGGTGATTCTGTAACCAAACTGCATTGTGATATGTCTGACGCT GTGAATGTGCTGACTCATTGCCAGTCAGTCACCATTAAACCCGAGAAgcataagaaaataaaagaactGCAAAAGCAGCATGCTGCCCAGGATAGAAGAGAATTGTATGGAGAGAATCAGATATTTGAAGATCAGCAACTCACTGACAGCGGACCATCCAGGATGAGTGAAAAGGCATTCTCACAGGTCTTTGAGGGTTCTAATTTAAGGAATAAAGTTAGTAAATCGGCAGCTTCTAATCTTGCAAAGGGAAACATGCAGGATGAAAAACAAGATGAGAAGGTCTGCATTGAAATTCATATGGAAGAGGACCTGCTATGTCTTAATGTAGGAAAGAATGGAGCTGATACCTCAGATAGGCAAGGAAATATCACTGAGGCTTGCTCCGTCAATGAATCTGGTGGAAAATCTTTCATCACAGAGGAAATGATGAAACATAACAATGCTGGGGTATTTGATTATTATCAGCATGAGCTGTTAGAATCTTCTGAAAGTGTTGAAAATGACCCCAAGGAATGCAGAAAGGATGATAATGATGGTGCTTCAGTTTCAGGAAATGTATTAGAATGTTTTGGAGACAATGATGGTGCTCTCTGGGATATTTTTAGGAGGCAAGATGTACCGAAACTGGAGGAATATGTGAAGAGGCATTTCAAGAAGTTCAGGCATTTCTATTGCAATCCATTGCCACAG GTGGTGCATCCCATTCATGATCAAACTGTTTACTTGACAAAGGAGCATAAAAGAAGGCTCAAGGAGGAATATG GAATCGAACCATGGACATTTGTTCAGAGATTAGGCGATGCAGTTTTCATACCGGCTGGTTGCCCACATCAAGTCCGGAATTTAAAG